The sequence TGAGTTCGATGGCCGGGAACACACGCTTTTCATAGAGGCGGCGGTTCAGGTGCAGTTCGCTGTTGCCGGTGCCCTTGAATTCTTCAAAGATCACTTCGTCCATACGGCTGCCGGTGTCGACCAGGGCGGTGGCGATGATGGTCAGCGAGCCGCCTTCTTCCACATTGCGGGCCGCGCCAAAGAAGCGTTTGGGGCGTTGCAGGGCATTGGAGTCCACGCCGCCGGACAGCACCTTGCCGGAGCTGGGCACGACGTTGTTGTAGGCGCGGGCCAGGCGGGTGATGGAGTCCAGCAGGATGACCACGTCCTTGCCCAGTTCCACCAGGCGCTTGGCGCGTTCGATGACCATCTCGGCCACGTGCACGTGGCGGGTGGCGGGTTCGTCGAAGGTGGAGGCAATGATTTCGCCCTTCACCGAGCGCTGCATTTCCGTCACTTCTTCAGGGCGCTCATCCACCAGCAGCACCATCATGTGCACGTCGGGGTAGTTGGCCGTGATGGCGTGGGCAATGCTTTGCATCATCATGGTCTTGCCGCTCTTGGGCGGTGCCACGATCAGGGCGCGCTGACCGCGACCGATGGGGGCAATGATGTCGATGATGCGGCCGGTGATGTTCTCTTCGCCCTTGATGTCGCGCTCCAGGCGCATTTGCACCTTGGGGAACAGCGGGGTCAGGTTTTCGAACATCACCTTGTGCTTGTTCTGCTCGGGCGAGCCGCCGTTGACCTTGTCCAGCTTGGTCAGGGCAAAGTAGCGCTCACCGTCCTTGGGTGTGCGCACTTCGCCTTCGATCATGTCGCCGGTGTGCAGATTGAAGCGGCGGACCTGGCTGGGCGAGATGTAGATGTCGTCCGTGCTGGCCGTGTAGCTGGTGTCGGGGCTGCGAAGAAAGCCAAAGCCGTCGGGCAGGATTTCCAGCACGCCATCGGCAAACACTTGTTCACCCGCCTTGGCGCGCTTTTTGATGATGGCAAACATCAGTTCCTGCTTGCGCATACGACCGACGTTTTCGATCTCAAGCGCTTCGGCCTGCTTCAACACTTCGGACACGTGCAGTGCCTTGAGTTCGTTAAGGTGCATGGAATTGCTCCGGGAAGGAGTCTTTCAGAAATCAGGGGGTGGGCGTAGGGCGCCTGGATAGACCAGTGATTGCGTGGTCTGTTGGCGCTGCCGAAAGAGAAGGGACTGCGATCGCCGATGCTGCGATACGAAGTCTTGGGCAATTATGACAGGAAAAGCTGCGATATGGCTAGCATGGCCCGTGCAGCGGCTGGAGTGTTGTTGACTGGGGCCGCAAACTGCCCAAAAAACGACGCCTGGCGCGGTGAGCGGCCAGGCGTTGGGGTCAGGGGCGTATCAGGCCAGGTTCTGGTCGATGAAGGCCGTCAGCTGGGCCTTGGCCAGGGCGCCGACCTTGGTGGCCACCAGCTCGCCGTTCTTGAACAGCATCAAGGTGGGGATGCCGCGAATGCCGAACTTGGCCGGGATTTCACGGTTCTCGTCCACATTCATCTTGGCAATGCTCAGCTTGCCCTCGTAGGCGCCAGCCACATCATCCAGGATGGGCGCGATCATCTTGCAGGGGCCGCACCACTCGGCCCAGTAGTCCACCAGCACCGGGGTGCTGGCCTGGAGCACGTCGGCTTCGAAACTGGCGTCAGAGATATGCTTGATCAGGTCGCTGGCCATGGGGTTCCTTATTGCTTGCTTGTTGCAGAACGAAATCAAAAAATGGGTTGGCACTCGGGCGCCAAGACTGCTGGCATTGTCGCAGAAAGCAATTTCCAGTCTGGGGATGTGGGCTGTGCTCCGCCTGCTATGACTGTGATAGTTTTTCCTGCCGACGAATGGCTGGCTGGCTGTGTACCGCCGTTGTCTGCACTTTGCATCCTTGTCCGGTGCCCAGAGCCATGGAAAGTCGCCAGGCTACCGCCGCCGGCGCCTGCAGGCTGGCCATGCTGGCGCCACAATGCGGCCTCTTTGCTGTGCTTGATGGAAAGCTCTTTGGTATGTCTGCTCCCCTGTCCCCTTTTGCCGTCGCGACGGAAACCGCTGCCTTTGTCATGGAGGGCGGGATCTCCATCATCGGAGCCGGCCCCGCAGGGCTGATGGCGGCCGAGGTCTTGGCCAGTCAGGGGCATGAGGTCCATGTCTGGGACGCCAAGGCATCGGTGGGGCGCAAGTTTTTGCTGGCGGGCAAGGGTGGCATGAATCTGACGCACTCCGAAGCGTTCGAAAGCTTTGTCACGCGCTACGGCAGCAGCAGCGAGCCGCTGCGGCCCATGCTCCAGGCCTTTGGCCCGCAGCAAGTGTGTGATTGGGTGCATGGTCTGGGTCTGGAGACTTTTGTGGGCTCGTCCGGACGGGTGTTTCCCAGTGACATGAAGGCCGCACCCCTGCTGCGGCTGTGGATGGCGCGGCTGCGCCGCCTGGGCGTGCAGTTTCATATGCGCCACCGCTGGACCGGCTGGGCGGCGGATGGCGCGCTGCGCCTGGTGTCCGAAACTGGTGAAGTCACCGTGCGCCCGCGCGCCACGCTGCTGGCGCTGGGCGGCGGCAGCTGGGCCCGCCTCGGCTCGGACGGCGCATGGTTGCCCTGGCTGGCAGCGCGCGGTGTGGATGTCGCGTCCCTGCAGCCATCGAACTGCGGTTTTGATGTGGGTGGACTGCGCGGTGACCCTGCGGCCCAGGGCTGGACGCCT comes from Comamonas sp. GB3 AK4-5 and encodes:
- the rho gene encoding transcription termination factor Rho, with protein sequence MHLNELKALHVSEVLKQAEALEIENVGRMRKQELMFAIIKKRAKAGEQVFADGVLEILPDGFGFLRSPDTSYTASTDDIYISPSQVRRFNLHTGDMIEGEVRTPKDGERYFALTKLDKVNGGSPEQNKHKVMFENLTPLFPKVQMRLERDIKGEENITGRIIDIIAPIGRGQRALIVAPPKSGKTMMMQSIAHAITANYPDVHMMVLLVDERPEEVTEMQRSVKGEIIASTFDEPATRHVHVAEMVIERAKRLVELGKDVVILLDSITRLARAYNNVVPSSGKVLSGGVDSNALQRPKRFFGAARNVEEGGSLTIIATALVDTGSRMDEVIFEEFKGTGNSELHLNRRLYEKRVFPAIELNKSGTRREELLLPPEILQKTRILRQFMYNMDEIESMELMIKKMKETKTNVEFFEAMRRGG
- the trxA gene encoding thioredoxin TrxA; translation: MASDLIKHISDASFEADVLQASTPVLVDYWAEWCGPCKMIAPILDDVAGAYEGKLSIAKMNVDENREIPAKFGIRGIPTLMLFKNGELVATKVGALAKAQLTAFIDQNLA
- a CDS encoding NAD(P)/FAD-dependent oxidoreductase gives rise to the protein MEGGISIIGAGPAGLMAAEVLASQGHEVHVWDAKASVGRKFLLAGKGGMNLTHSEAFESFVTRYGSSSEPLRPMLQAFGPQQVCDWVHGLGLETFVGSSGRVFPSDMKAAPLLRLWMARLRRLGVQFHMRHRWTGWAADGALRLVSETGEVTVRPRATLLALGGGSWARLGSDGAWLPWLAARGVDVASLQPSNCGFDVGGLRGDPAAQGWTPFFAERFAGQAFKSVAIQFTDSQGRSFARRGEFVATQTGIEGSLVYAVSSLLRDEIAHSGRATLHLDLLPAHSAERVLEAVRHPRGARSLSSHLKSRLGLEGVKAAVLREVLDKDGMDDPVRLAQAIKALPLTVVAARPIDEVISTAGGVRWQAVDDMLMSRKLPGLFFAGEMLDWEAPTGGYLLTACMATGVRAAQGIQQYVAQPD